GCGGTCCTCGGCGCTGTAACTCACCGTCACGAGGCTCTCGTCGAGGGTGAACTCGACGGCGACGAGCTTGACGGGCAGCCGCCGCTCGCGGGCGCGGGCGCGCAGCAGCCACTTCAGGTCCTCGCCCTGGCGATACAGCTCATCCCAGCGGGCGAGGTCTTCGGGACCGGCCGCGCGCAGCACCGTGCCGTAGCGGCCGTGCTCCTCGGGGGTGGAGGGCTCCCCGCGCACGGTGGCGACCTCCTGGCCGCGCTTGCCCTGCACGACGACGCGGGTGCCGACCGCGTGCGGCTCGGGGCTGAGCATCGCGTGCAGCCGGGGACTGCGCTCGAATCGGACGGGAAGGACAACCACGTCCCGCAGGATGTCACGCTTCTGGGGCAGGCGTGGAGAGTCGGGGCACAAAGGGGCAGGGGGAGGGAAGGGTTGGCCCTTCCTGTCCTGCGAGGCTTCGGGGAAGTGGGCGACACCCCTTCGCGGGGCTGTCGGGCCGGAAGAGCAGGGGGGGATCTCCCCCCCGATCCGGGGCCGCATCTGTGCCCCCGGGGAGGAGGGAATCCGGCCAGGGTGGGCGCGTGAAGCCTCTCCCGCTCCTCCTGCTCGCCCCCCTGCTCGCCTCGCTCGCCGCCTGCGCACCCGCCATGAACCCGGTGGAGGCCAGCGCCAAGGTCGTCGACGCGATCCTTCAGCCGGGCCAGACCTGGGTCGTGAACGGCGTCACGCCGGGCGGCAAGTCGGAGACCTTTTCCCTGACGCTGGGTGAGCCCAGGCGCGCGCCGGACGGGCGGGTGTCCTACCCCCGGAACAGTGCCGAGGCCGGAACGGCGGTTCCCCCGGCGGGCTTCATCGGCATGGTCTACGCGCCCGCCGACGAGTTGGGCCCGGACATGCTGTCGGCGTCCTGGATTCGGAACGGCGCGGACGGGAAGATCAACGGCCTCAGCGGGTGCATTCTCCGGGAGCCGGGCCGCGCGAAGGACAAGACCAGACTGCCCGGTGACTACCTCTCGCTCGACCTCGGCGGGCAGCCCACTCCCCAGAAGCGGGGGATGGGAAGCTGCACCATGACCCTCCGGCAGTAACCGCGCCCCTTTCCCCCCGTCGAGCGCGGGGGTGGTCACTGCAAGGGGGCAGCCTCCCCCGGTCGTATCCGTTCCGAAGGAGCCAGTCCGGCGCCGCTCACGCCCGCTCGGCGACGGCCTCGATCTCCACCCGCACGTCGCGGGGCAACCGGGCCACCTGCACGGTCGAGCGGGCCGGGTAGGGGGCCTCGAAGTACTCGGCGTACACGGCGTTCATGGCCGAGAACTCGTTCATGTCCGCGAGAAACACGGTGGTCTTGACGACCCGGGTGAGGTCCGTTCCGGCGGCGGCGAGCACGGCCTTGAGGTTGTCGAGCACCTGCCGGGTCTGGGCCTCGATGTTGCCCTCGACGAGGGTGCCGTCGGGGCGCAGGGGGATCTGGCCGCTCGTGATCACGAGAGAGCCGAACCGGGTGGCCTGGCTGTACGGGCCGATGGCGGCGGGCGCGCCCGCGGTCTCCACGATCTCTTTCATGCTCCCACTCTAGCGGGGAAAGGCCCCGCCCTGGGACAGCGCGCCGCCCTAGCTCCCGCGCCGGAAGCGGGTCGGGCGGGAGAACACCGGGCCGAGCGCGCGGCCCAGAGACGCCGCGCGGGTCAGGGGGTGGCCGTGCCGGGCCCGCCGCATCCGCTGGAAGGCGACGATCCCCCCCAGCAGCAGGGCGCCGACGAGCCCGATCACGAGGCGGCGCTCGGGAATGAGCATCACGCCCAGCAGGGTGAAGTACGCCACCGTGAGCAGCAGGTAGGTGAGGGGACTGCTGCCCCGCCGGGCGCTCAGAAGCACGTCCACGTAGGCGGGACCGTCCCCCTGCCGCTCGGGGAGGGTGTAACGCGGCAGCCGCCCCGGGCGGTGCACGTCCACGACCACGGCGGTGATGTTGTCGGGCCCCCCCGCGTCGTTCGCCGCGTCCACCAGCAGGCGCGCGGAGCCCTCGGGGGGCAGGGGCCGGGCGAGCAGGTCGAGGAGTTCGGCGTCGGTGAGGACCCCGCTCAGGCCGTCGCTGCACAGCAGCAGGCGGTCGCCGGGGCGCAGCGGCAGGCCGAAGAGTTCGAGCCGCACCCGCTCCTCGCCGCCCAGGGCGTTGTTCACCACGCTGCGCCACTGGTGGTCGCGCGCCTCTTCTTCGGTGAGGTGCCCCAGCCGCAGTTGCTCGGCCACCCAGGAGTGGTCGTCGGTGAGGCGGTGCAGCTCGCCCCCGCGCAGCAGGTACGCCCGCGAGTCGCCCACATGCGCGACGAGGGCCGCGCCCCGGTCGATCAGCACGGCGAGCAGGGTCGTGCCCATGCCGACGTACTCGCCGACCGCGTGGCGCAAGACCGCGAGGTTCGCCGCCTGCACCGCCTCCGCGAGCCGCTCGGGGGGCTGGCCGCGCCCGCCGAGGTACCGCTGGCCCAGCGTGTCGAGCGCCAGCGTGGCCGCGAGTTCACCCGCCGCGTGCCCGCCCATGCCGTCCGCCACGGCGTACAGCCCGCCTCCCGGCAGGTCGAGGGCCAGGGCCGCGTCCTGGTTCACGTCCCGTTGCCGCCCCACGTCGGTCAGCAGACCGGAGGACAGCGGGGGCGTCACGGCGGCGCACATGTGACCAATATAAGGGAACCCTTCATCCCGAGCGCTTGAAAAACCACACGGAAGAGGGGGCGCGTGCCCGGACGAAAGCGTGCCCGCGACTTCAGCCGGGCCGCGCGGCCTCCTGCTGCCTGAGCCACAGCACCAGGGCCTCGGCGCTGGCGGGGTTGGTGGCGAGGGGCACGTCGTGAACGTCACACAGCCGGGTCAGGGCCGTCACGTCGGGCTCGTGGGGCTGGGCGGTCAGGGGGTCGCGGAAGAAGAACACGGCGGCAATGCGCTCCTCGGCGAGCCGCGCCCCGATCTGCTGGTCGCCGCCGAGCGGCCCCGAGAGCACCCGCTCGACGTTCAAGCCGGTCTGCTTCTGAAGGATGGCCCCGGTCGTGCCCGT
This genomic interval from Deinococcus aestuarii contains the following:
- a CDS encoding RidA family protein, whose amino-acid sequence is MKEIVETAGAPAAIGPYSQATRFGSLVITSGQIPLRPDGTLVEGNIEAQTRQVLDNLKAVLAAAGTDLTRVVKTTVFLADMNEFSAMNAVYAEYFEAPYPARSTVQVARLPRDVRVEIEAVAERA
- the mgsA gene encoding methylglyoxal synthase translates to MTEAGQAEDGTRRQVALIAHDKKKLELALFALAHRDVLGRYPLVATGTTGAILQKQTGLNVERVLSGPLGGDQQIGARLAEERIAAVFFFRDPLTAQPHEPDVTALTRLCDVHDVPLATNPASAEALVLWLRQQEAARPG
- a CDS encoding PP2C family protein-serine/threonine phosphatase, coding for MCAAVTPPLSSGLLTDVGRQRDVNQDAALALDLPGGGLYAVADGMGGHAAGELAATLALDTLGQRYLGGRGQPPERLAEAVQAANLAVLRHAVGEYVGMGTTLLAVLIDRGAALVAHVGDSRAYLLRGGELHRLTDDHSWVAEQLRLGHLTEEEARDHQWRSVVNNALGGEERVRLELFGLPLRPGDRLLLCSDGLSGVLTDAELLDLLARPLPPEGSARLLVDAANDAGGPDNITAVVVDVHRPGRLPRYTLPERQGDGPAYVDVLLSARRGSSPLTYLLLTVAYFTLLGVMLIPERRLVIGLVGALLLGGIVAFQRMRRARHGHPLTRAASLGRALGPVFSRPTRFRRGS